One part of the Pristis pectinata isolate sPriPec2 chromosome 15, sPriPec2.1.pri, whole genome shotgun sequence genome encodes these proteins:
- the LOC127578570 gene encoding homeobox protein DBX2-like, with translation MLPSLIPTPSVSWEVLDPSPSLNSPQLPAFHNLGKSFLIDNLLRINGPLNPPLRPIPANPVPVKVPQTAEQIDPSGGPHPTRSSFQLVNPSDNQSAPVTSTSQTVTYPEIALSKCFLPSFPQVLLACCGGSCQQRVSPTDFPISSSFRSCEFPLWPQVSHNKARRGILRRVVFSEEQRKALEKTFQKQKYISKTDRKKLATHLGLKDSQVKIWFQNRRMKWRNTKERELLTQGCSLEHTLQEKPLSTSDSNNSIANDPDRKSTHTGQSSVCKYVAISSMSQGSQSGENRVTDVKLELLKIPPHSHSVQHEKDT, from the exons ATGCTTCCTAGTCTGATTCCAACACCCTCAGTGTCCTGGGAGGTGCTCGACCCATCTCCTTCTCTCAACTCACCTCAGCTCCCTGCTTTCCACAACTTGGGCAAAAGTTTTCTAATTGACAATTTGCTTCGGATAAATGGTCCCTTGAATCCACCGCTTCGACCGATTCCTGCAAACCCTGTGCCAGTGAAAGTGCCCCAAACTGCGGAACAAATCGACCCATCGGGAGGTCCACATCCTACAAGATCCTCCTTTCAGCTCGTTAACCCCTCAGACAACCAGTCGGCTCCAGTCACCTCCACCAGCCAAACAGTCACATACCCTGAAATAG cTTTATCGAAGTGCTTTCTGCCAAGTTTCCCGCAGGTCCTCTTGGCTTGCTGTGGTGGGTCCTGTCAGCAGCGGGTCTCCCCCACTGATTTTCCAA TTAGCAGTTCTTTCAGGAGCTGTGAATTTCCCCTTTGGCCTCAGGTTAGCCACAATAAAGCGCGAAGAGGAATTCTGCGAAGAGTGGTCTTTTCTGAAGAACAGCGGAAAGCACTGGAGAAGACCTTTCAGAAACAGAAATACATCAGTAAAACAGACAGGAAGAAGCTGGCCACTCACCTTGGTCTTAAAGATTCACAG GTAAAAATTTGGTTCCAGAATCGAAGAATGAAATGGCGAAATACTAAAGAAAGAGAATTGCTTACACAAGGATGTTCACTGGAGCATACATTACAAGAGAAACCACTCTCAACTTCTGACTCAAACAACAGTATTGCAAATGATCCTGACAGGAAATCAACACATACGGGCCAATCATCTGTGTGCAAATATGTTGCAATTTCATCAATGTCTCAGGGTAGTCAGTCTGGTGAGAACAGAGTTACAGATGTTAAATTAGAATTATTAAAAATACCTCCACATTCTCACTCTGTACAGCATGAAAAAGACACCTGA